In the Lactobacillus paragasseri genome, CCTTCCTCTCTTTATTTCATAAACTGATCCTATTTATTTTCGATATTAGCTAGATTTTGATAATTTTCCTTCATCCAAGTTAAGTAAGTAGTGTGATTTGGGATAGTTTCACGAACGTTTAGAACTGGAACACCATTCTTTTTGGCTAGATTAACAAAAGATTTAACCGTTGAGCTGCTTGCCTGCGTATTATTAACAAAAAAGGCTATTTTCTTTTCTTTAATATCAGTATTCATCTTGTTAATCATCTTAGGACTTGGATCTGTACCATTCTCAATGGCTTCTTCAAATTCCTTGTCGCCTATCTTATAACCCGCTTCCTTTAAAGCATAATCAAAAACGGGTTCACTAACAAAGACTGGCTTTTTATTGCTCTTATCAGTCTTAACTAGCTTCTTAATTTTATCAACCTTAGCTAAATACTTTTTACCATTAGCCTTAAAGTAAGCTGCATGCTTCTTATCTAGCTTAGATAAGCGTTTAACTAAATAATCCACATACTTAGTTGGCATATTTAAATTGTACCAAATGTGAGGATTATCGCCGTTCTTTAATCCCATTAAGTCTTCACCAACTAAAACTGGCTTTTTATTAACAGATTTAGCTAACTTATTCATCCATGAGTCATACCCTAAGCCGTTAGCAACAATAATATTTGCCTTAGTTAACTTCTTAGCATCAGCAGTTGTTGGATCAAAATCATGTGGGTCAACACTACTTTTATCAATAATTGCCGTAGCTGTACCATATTTTCCAACAATATTTTTAGCAATG is a window encoding:
- a CDS encoding metal ABC transporter solute-binding protein, Zn/Mn family — protein: MQNFKSKITKIISIIGLVGLLALVTTACANKKEAASQSDKISIVTTTNVYSDIAKNIVGKYGTATAIIDKSSVDPHDFDPTTADAKKLTKANIIVANGLGYDSWMNKLAKSVNKKPVLVGEDLMGLKNGDNPHIWYNLNMPTKYVDYLVKRLSKLDKKHAAYFKANGKKYLAKVDKIKKLVKTDKSNKKPVFVSEPVFDYALKEAGYKIGDKEFEEAIENGTDPSPKMINKMNTDIKEKKIAFFVNNTQASSSTVKSFVNLAKKNGVPVLNVRETIPNHTTYLTWMKENYQNLANIENK